A region from the Silene latifolia isolate original U9 population chromosome 7, ASM4854445v1, whole genome shotgun sequence genome encodes:
- the LOC141590169 gene encoding aspartic proteinase nepenthesin-1-like → MAPSSNFICLLLSFLLSSTFISLSSSKPITLELSRRIPEPNPSHNPKDIVSNIAKSTLQRAFHLKHRLNSESSSQPPRYSIPLYAAHAGDYIISLSLGTPPQKIPSFFDTGSSLVWVPCTSKYVCQNCTKNNEKITTFLPNKSSSKHSVKCNNKKCQWLDHPDYSSSCPFCTFIPGYCSNPCSYYQAYGLGGTFGNAIFENLNLQGKVVPNFFVGCSIVTDIIPVGIVGFGRNIESLPKQLKINKFSYCLVSHKFDNTEKNSTLILGDNGITPGVKYTPFLKNPDMFPFKHYYYVQLVEISIGNATIKMRKDLQIPDVNGNGGTIMDSGSTLTSMASNVFDPILTEFFGQMSVLQQNRAVKFAVLSLGNMLCMNVTGQPKAKFPLVVFRFKGGATMELPVEKYFHVTKEYICLPFVNATSGVAEGGSGPAIILGNYQQQDYYMEYDLEHARLGLKKKIC, encoded by the coding sequence ATGGCGCCTTCTTCTAATTTCATATGTTTGTTACtatcttttcttctttcttccaCATTCATCTCACTTTCATCTTCAAAACCCATAACTCTCGAACTATCACGTCGAATCCCAGAACCAAATCCGTCACACAATCCAAAAGACATTGTTTCTAACATTGCAAAATCAACTCTTCAAAGGGCATTTCACTTAAAGCATCGTCTTAATAGCGAAAGTTCTTCACAACCACCCAGATACTCAATACCTCTATACGCGGCACATGCTGGCGATTACATAATCTCTCTCTCTTTAGGTACTCCCCCACAAAAAATCCCATCATTTTTCGACACTGGAAGCAGCCTCGTGTGGGTTCCCTGTACCTCTAAATACGTCTGCCAAAATTGCACCAAAAACAATGAAAAGATCACTACCTTCCTCCCCAATAAATCTTCTTCGAAACACTCAGTCAAATGCAACAACAAAAAATGCCAATGGCTCGACCATCCTGACTACAGTTCTAGTTGTCCGTTTTGTACATTCATACCGGGCTACTGCAGTAACCCGTGCTCCTATTATCAAGCTTACGGATTGGGCGGTACTTTCGGAAATGCAATTTTTGAGAATCTCAATTTACAGGGGAAAGTAGTGCCTAATTTTTTCGTTGGGTGTTCAATAGTAACCGATATAATCCCGGTTGGAATTGTTGGGTTTGGGCGAAATATAGAGTCGCTCCCGAAACAACTCAAGATCAATAAATTCTCGTATTGTCTCGTATCCCACAAATTTGATAATACTGAAAAAAATAGCACCTTAATTCTAGGTGACAATGGTATAACTCCAGGGGTTAAGTACACCCCTTTTCTTAAGAACCCTGACATGTTTCCATTTAAACATTATTATTACGTTCAACTCGTAGAAATCAGTATCGGTAATGCAACTATCAAAATGCGAAAAGATCTCCAAATTCCTGACGTGAATGGTAATGGGGGGACGATAATGGATTCAGGGTCGACCCTGACCTCGATGGCTTCTAATGTTTTCGACCCAATATTGACGGAATTCTTTGGTCAAATGTCGGTTTTACAACAGAATCGGGCAGTGAAATTTGCGGTGCTGTCACTAGGGAATATGTTGTGTATGAATGTGACTGGACAGCCGAAAGCCAAGTTTCCCTTGGTGGTGTTTCGGTTCAAGGGTGGCGCGACGATGGAATTGCCGGTGGAAAAATACTTTCATGTTACTAAGGAATATATATGTCTGCCGTTTGTGAATGCTACATCTGGAGTTGCAGAAGGCGGGAGCGGTCCGGCTATAATACTTGGGAATTACCAGCAGCAAGACTATTACATGGAGTACGATCTTGAGCATGCGAGATTGGGTTTGAAGAAGAAAATTTGTTGA